TTGAACTAAGAGGGGCAGGATCGAAGCCGCCGCTTGTGTTGGTTGTGCTGGCTGTCACGGCCGGACGTCACAACAAAGCGTGGCCGTAACTGCATGCGCAAGTTAGTCGAGTCTTGGTATACGCTGTCGGACAACTTACAGACAGATAAGAGAGATGCCTACGAAGTAGCGGGTTTGATTGAGGCGCGTGTGTGGTTGTATGCTGGTGGGGTCAAGAAGGTGCGGAATCTGTAGATAATCAAGGCAGTCGCGCAGTGCGTCAGGGCAACTACACACGACTATGCCGCTAGTATCCTAACAGTCCTAGCTCTTTCAATGAACGTCAAAATCAGAGTCCAGTACCTAGGTAACCGTCTTTTCACCTCATGCCGCTACTAAAGAATGCATGGAAATGCTCATGTCACGTGCGAGGCAGCTTTACTTTCACCCTCACCTGGGACCGGACTTGTAAGCGAAAGCCCACGCTTATGGAGACGACAACATCCGTCGCCATGGTAGCATGTCTTGGGGGATATCATTGACATGAGGTAAGACGAAGCAAAAGGTACAGACTGTTCGTCTACTTGTTGGTAGCCACGAGGGAGTATGAGATGGAGCACCAGAGGCATGACAAGACAGAGAAATGATTTTGAGCAGGAAATTACTTGGAAGTGATATACGAGATACACGCGAGAGCACCATGAAATTCGAGACAGGCACCTACCTTTCTACGAACATGGTATCACTAAAATACACGCCTATACAAAATTACTAGACAGCACTCCCCCCCTACGGGACTACTCGACAACACCCTTTGGACGCCTGACATGGGAAATTTGGCTACTGTGGTAATATTCATGTTTGTGATAGTGATGAGGAGGAGCGGGCAGGTTGGGACAAAAGAGGAAAATATGGTGCTTTTTGTGTGCTCGTCCTAACCGACCTGCATCAAACGGTCTCAAGCTCAACGCTGTCCCCGCAACGCACAAACCACTTGATTGGCCGTGGACCGGAAAAAGGGCATGTGTTGAATGGCATGATTTCGGTCGAGAGTGCATCCAAAAGGAAGAAACAAGCTGGGCAGGCCGAGTGGCAAGACAAGGCTTGAGCGACGAAGCGTGTGGCCAAGGGGCGAAAAAGCATAGGAAAACGCCATGTCGCTCGCGTGTCAAACCAGGAAGACGGGTGCAATTCCCATTCGGCAGTTGAGGTGCTACTGTAAGACGTGGGTGAAATGTCTCACGCCGCATGCATATCCGTCGTGGCAGGCGTGTAGGAGATACAGTTGGGGGTTGATACAGTGGAGGCTGAGGTGGCAGCTGGTAGTAGTGCACAGTGCGGGCGCGGGCAGCACGGATCAGGCTCGCACAACCTCACAAGCTTCGGGCCAGGTCACGACACTTGTGTGATGAGTTCAGACGCTCGTGGAATGAGTTCCAGCGCGTCATTTTAGGGGGCGTCAGACCCAGCTATACGGGCCTTTTTACCCACGTCGAACATGGGGTAGATCTGTAGGCGGGCTCGGATGCCACCTTGGACCTTGTGAGTGGGGGCGCGTCGGGGCGAGAATACCACGTTGGAGATAGTTCAGGGTGAGATGGGAAAGGAGATGGTTAGGGGAGTGGGAGCATGAAGGGGGGCCAGCCGGCGGAGCGTTGGCAGCGCAGCGTGCAGCAATTGCGTCGTCTGCTGAGCCCCACTTTCGGAGGTATGGCAGCGGAAAGGGCCGCCATGTGCTCCTGCCAGGACTGCTTGCTGAAACGCCAACCCGATCCTGACCTAGGCAGTGGTAATATGCCATGTACGTAGTCGCCAGGCCGGAGTATTAGGGAAAGTGATGCAGAGTCTGGCTGGTAAAAGGTAGTGGAGGGCACTGGATGGTACTGGTACTGGCGCTGGGTAGTGTTGAGCATGGCCATCAGGCAATGTCTGTGTCTGTGTCTGTGTCTGTAATGCAGAGCACGGCTCGGCCGAAGCGGCTAGTCATGTTGTACTCGGTTGGTGCAGCAAGGACAGATGGGGACAATATCGGCTGCTTGAGTGCAGTCGATGGGCGCCCACGATGAGATGACTAGAAACATGACGTCCTCGACAGTAGACTATACCTACAAGCCGTACACGGCAGCCAGAAGCGGGCCCCCCATCCCCAACGGCCAAATCGCACGCTTAACCTGCCCTTGGCTGTCGAGCATGGTGTCGTGGGACGGGCAGAGGTAATAAGACGACGCCGAACGGCTGGGTGTTTGGCTGCAAGAGCAAGGACCCCGACGGCGAACGGTGCTGATCAGGGATATCTTCGGCAAGGCACACGTTGTTATATGGCGTCCGCTTCCCAACTAAGAGACTAACTCGCCAGCTCTCCCGTGCTTTCTGTCAGCGTTTCCTGCCCCGTGTGTCTTTTTTATCTCATCTTCTTTTATTTTGGCGGCTGCTGATCGATCGAGCACCCGTCCTGCACTGACATCCATCTCTCTCCCCTCGTCCTAGACAGGGAGGGCACTTGCTTTTTAGTCCCTTGTTCCGCGTAGCTGGCTCTTTTGCCCTCGCTAGCAAGTTTAGCACTTAGCAGTCCCCTACTAGGCCGCCAGTAACCTTTCCGGCACTCGTCCCGCCGTGCACCCCTCCGCCGCCGACCGGTAGCGTCGCCCTCTGTCATTTATTACGCGAGTCACGGCCAAAAGAGTCTGCGTCTGACGCACTTATAGCCTTTGCCCGTAAGCTCAGCTTGGTGCTTGCATGCCTGTAGCCTGTAGCGTGTGCACCGCGTGTCGCGACTTTCTCCTACCCCAACGCAGCTGCTGCTAACAGCTGCTTATACCCACCGCCAACCAACGCACTCACTGCATGGCATCTGCGATAATGTGTTTCGGACGCAAACCCTCCACCGCCGACCCGGAAGCCAGGAAGAATGCCGAGATTGAAAAGAACCTGCGGGTCGACCGCAAGAAGGCGGAGCGCGAAGTGAAGTTGTTGCTGCTTGGTATGCGCCCACTTTGAACATGCAAACAATGCGAATGCATCCTAACAAAGACACGATTGTAGGCGCCGGTGAAAGTGGAAAGTCGACCGTCCTGAAGCAGATGCGCATCATCAATGCCGGTGGTTTCCAAAGCATGGAGCGCAAGACATGGCGAGCCACCATCTTTAACAACCTCGTCTCCGCCTTCCAGACCATCTACGCCGCCATGCAGGAAGACGACACTGACTTTGAAGATGAAGACAACATTGTACGTTCTACTCCACTTGCACTGCTTTCATAGCTCATGCTAACCCTACCCAGCGATATTCCGAAATGGTCAACGCTGCGCCTGACATTGGTACCGAGGAGCCCATGCCCGAGGAGTTTCTCACAGCCTTCAATTGCCTATGGGCAGACAAGGGCGTCCAACTCACCATCCTCAAGGGCAACCAATATGCACTGCACGACAACCTGAATTAGTACGTCCCTCTCTGTGCCTGTCACTGATGTCTATCCGTACTAACCAAACAACCCAAGCTTCTTTCAAGACATCGACCGCCTGTTTCAAAAGGACTTTCTCCCCACAGACCAAGACATCCTCCGCACCCGCTTACGTACAACGGGTATCTCCGAAACCATCTTCGAACTCGGTAATTTGACTTACAAGATGGTCGATGTTGGTGGTCAACGGTCCGAGCGAAAGAAGTGGATCCACGTCTTCGACAACGTCCAGGTCGTTCTGTTCCTAGTTGCCATTAGCGGATACGACCACGTGTTGGTTGAAGACAGGAATGGCGTAAGGAGTCTTGCTAGTCTCAACTCAAGCTCGTTCACTGACACACACTAGAACCAAATGCACGAAGCGC
The sequence above is a segment of the Pyrenophora tritici-repentis strain M4 chromosome 3, whole genome shotgun sequence genome. Coding sequences within it:
- a CDS encoding guanine nucleotide-binding protein subunit alpha, whose translation is MCFGRKPSTADPEARKNAEIEKNLRVDRKKAEREVKLLLLGAGESGKSTVLKQMRIINAGGFQSMERKTWRATIFNNLVSAFQTIYAAMQEDDTDFEDEDNIRYSEMVNAAPDIGTEEPMPEEFLTAFNCLWADKGVQLTILKGNQYALHDNLNYFFQDIDRLFQKDFLPTDQDILRTRLRTTGISETIFELGNLTYKMVDVGGQRSERKKWIHVFDNVQVVLFLVAISGYDHVLVEDRNGNQMHEALMLFESISNSKYFEKSALILFLNKIDLFAEKIAGGMSPISKVFPDYTGGPTDFEAGKDFFANKFRNLVRQPKKEVYVHYTNATDTNLLKITMASVQDMIVQRNLNALIL